Proteins encoded in a region of the Planococcus citri chromosome 1, ihPlaCitr1.1, whole genome shotgun sequence genome:
- the LOC135832307 gene encoding RNA-binding protein squid-like gives MAYEANGKNAGPGRDDDKKVFIGGLGRNITENNIREYFGKYGEIVNIDLKSDPFTGQSRGFGFVQFSTTETVDNVLAENEHTIGNKKIDVKKVTKKVNPLKCRIFVGGLTNEITETDIKNYFSQYGSIIDFQHPFDKAKNQRKGFCFITFDDTEVVKQVLASPKQVINGKEVDVKKVKFNPETMGGPGGRPMRGANVNNPAAYNSRAYAAYSNPTAYPGYGYPTNPYEAYGPAYGGYDYSTLGYGEPNYGVQAYGGGKYRDNVYQRPAPY, from the coding sequence ATGGCCTATGAAGCAAACGGCAAAAATGCCGGTCCTGGACGTGATGATGACAAGAAAGTGTTCATCGGCGGATTAGGTAGAAACATTACCGAAAACAACATACGAGAATACTTCGGTAAATATGGTGAAATTGTTAATATAGACCTTAAGTCCGACCCTTTTACCGGGCAATCTCGTGGTTTTGGATTCGTGCAATTTTCGACTACCGAAACTGTAGATAACGTATTAGCCGAGAATGAACATACTATTGGAAACAAGAAAATCGatgtgaaaaaagtgactaagAAAGTAAATCCTCTGAAATGTCGAATTTTCGTTGGTGGATTAACGAATGAAATCACAGAAACAGATAttaagaattatttttctcaatacGGTTCCATAATTGATTTTCAACATCCATTTGACAAAGCAAAGAATCAACGTAAAGGATTTTGTTTTATAACCTTTGATGATACCGAAGTCGTGAAACAAGTTTTAGCTTCTCCAAAGCAAGTAATCAACGGTAAAGAAGTTGACGTGaagaaagtaaaattcaatCCTGAAACCATGGGTGGACCAGGAGGTCGTCCTATGCGCGGAGCTAACGTTAACAATCCAGCAGCATATAATTCTAGAGCTTACGCAGCTTACAGTAACCCGACTGCCTATCCTGGTTATGGCTATCCTACAAATCCATATGAAGCGTATGGGCCCGCTTATGGAGGATACGATTACAGTACGCTAGGTTATGGTGAACCAAATTACGGAGTTCAAGCGTACGGTGGTGGTAAATACAGAGATAATGTGTATCAGCGTCCTGCTCCTTACTGA